GGAGGTTCGGCATGGCTGACCCTGTCCTGCTCCTTTGGTTGGAAGGCCCCATGCAGTCCTGGGGCACGCGTTCCCGCTGGGATGTGCGCGATACGGGACCCGAGCCGACAAAATCGGGCGTGATCGGCCTGATAGGTTGTGCCATGGGGCTGAGTCGCGATGATCCTGCTTTGGAAAGGCTAGACCGCGACCTACTTTTCGGTGTTCGTGTCGATCGCCCCGGTGTGTTCTTGACGGATTATCATACTGTGACCGGCTATCATCGCACGGCTGCCGGTGGTTTTAAACGTAGCGGCGGCACAGCCAAAAGCCTCGCGAAGGCGCAAGAACATGGTGAGAGCACAATCGTTTCATTCCGCGACTACCTCCACGATGCGGCATTTCTGGTCGCGTTGGCTGTGAAACCAGAACATCGGCCCGGGAACCGCGATCTTCTTGGTCATCTCAAAGAGCGTCTGCAAAACCCCAAGTGGCCGCTATACCTCGGCCGCAAGGCCTGTGTGCCTTCGCGTCCCATCTTTGATCGGCTGACAGACGAGTACCAAAACTTGGAGCATGCTCTTCACCAGGTTCCGTGGGCCGCCCCCCGGTCCCGCAAACAGCGTCAGGCTCTGGAGAGCGCCATTGATGCGCCGAAACTCCAGGCCTGGCTTGAGTGTCCGCAT
This window of the Deltaproteobacteria bacterium genome carries:
- the cas5e gene encoding type I-E CRISPR-associated protein Cas5/CasD codes for the protein MADPVLLLWLEGPMQSWGTRSRWDVRDTGPEPTKSGVIGLIGCAMGLSRDDPALERLDRDLLFGVRVDRPGVFLTDYHTVTGYHRTAAGGFKRSGGTAKSLAKAQEHGESTIVSFRDYLHDAAFLVALAVKPEHRPGNRDLLGHLKERLQNPKWPLYLGRKACVPSRPIFDRLTDEYQNLEHALHQVPWAAPRSRKQRQALESAIDAPKLQAWLECPHGDYERQDSIRLNQLRFYDFRRCRHIEIDTKVLSRRVP